ATGTAGACAGTACGCTTAATCATGTATTTACACATGCAGAATACAGAATATAATCATGTGTGCATATAGGTACTGAATGGGATGCAAATAAGTGAACTTCACTTTAGCTGTTATACTTACACTGTTTAGTGGTATAATCTAGACTGTGAAAGCATTACATGTTGATGACATGGATGTTGTTGTTGAGCCTGGCATTGGATGGATGGAGCTTAATGAGTACTTGGAACCTTATGGACTATTTTTTCCACTTGATCCAGGTCAGTTGGTTCTCTGATAGCTAAAGGTCAAAGAGgcttaatattttaagttaaatttttatttgttacaaGCAGGTCCTGGTGCTAGCATTGGAGGCATGTGTGCTACACGTTGCTCTGGTTCATTAGCTGTGAGGTAGTGACTCTGATGTATATTATCATGTCATTGGCACACACTAGTACATGCTGGTTTAAATGTTTAATCCTGGTTGTTGCCACTCGTCTGCTTATAAGGTCAAATATTTGGTTTGAAGTTCTTTTACTCGAGGTTTGTTGCTTAAGAtaattgttggaagtcccacatcgactagagataaggccaaattataatatataagtggtgcaaacctcaccttacaagccggttttgtggggttaagttagacttaaacccactttctaatatggtattagagtcatggatagagtctatcctagcgatatttctTGTTTATTGGGAATTTCTATTCCACTCGTtgtcgggccgctatcggaccacccaatttctactatcacgctcgagatgtctatacctcggcgtgaagggggtgtgttggaagtcccacatcgactagagataaggttaaattataatatataagtggtgcaaacctcaccttacaagccgattttgtggggttgagttaggcttaaacccactttctaatactctctatttgtaataatctaattctcctaaaaagggaaatagggaaactatgaaagtaaaataaaataaaaaattatatatctatttcctctaattgggaagattctaaagatattatctcaaattacaacaataACTAAGCTTAATGTTGATGCAATTCCATCGTAATTCAACATTTCCTGATCTTATGAAAACCATTAAAAGAAGCTATAAAAATGTTCCATCTTACTGAGGTTAATGGTTCCCCTTAAAAATTTGCAGGTATGGAACTATGCGTGATAATGTTATCAGTCTAAAGGTTTGTTAGTCCCAATTTTTGGTCTCTaatgtattgatgtgatgctgTATTTATTGTACTATGTGTATTCCAGGTGGTTCTTGCCAATGGAGACATTGTGAAGACTGCATCACGTGCCAGGAAGAGTGCTGcagggtttgttttattttgttcactTTAGCTATTAATTCATTTCACTTATAATTTTTCCTCTTTGGTGTGCTTTCGAAGAGGTTGGGTAGTATGATTGAACTACGAAGAAAATATTTCGCAAACTCTGTCAACAATACAATAAATTGACCAAGACACTTCTCTACATCATTTATCCTTCTTGGATATGATATTTAACATCCTTAACAGTCCCTCTGTCGATTATGATGACTTTTCTAGTATTTGATGACACAATCAATAAATTTTGTCTGATGTTCTCAATTGAAATGCTCGGTCTCCAAAGCAATTCCTTGCAACTCCAACTCTAGCACCCATCCTTCAAACAATGTCATTAGCAAAACAATTCGCCAACACACTTCATCTTGAATTTGCTTTGTAAATTTGTTCACTAGGAATCagaaaatctgcagagttaAATGTCAAACCTGGATATAAACTTGAAAAATATTCACTTATACCATCATTTGTCCAAACATTTATTACTGCTTCAACTTTTATAATTTGGGTTTAAGGTTTAACTTAATCTCAGAAATAGCTTGTAAGATGAAGAATATCCAAGCCTTATAATGATTACATTGATCATATCATCAGGTGGTGTGAGATCCTAAAATCTGCAAACATATCCTTTCTCTCATGGATGCAAGCAACACAACTCCCTTGCATTACATTACAAAATTCTTCAAAGAATCCCTCTTGGAACTGATGTAATAGCAAGCTAAGCTACTGAATTTTTCGTTCAAACTATATATTGTAGGTATGACTTGACCCGCTTGATGATTGGAAGTGAAGGAACACTTGGTCTTATAACAGAAGTAACCCTGCGGCTTCAGAAAATTCCTCAGCATTCAGTGGTACATTGATTAAATTGATCCTTTTCTCAAATTTGATATGGTCCATTGAACTTTGTTATTGTGATGAACATACTAAATTGTATATTGCATTCTCTTTTTAATGTTGGTTTTGATCCTTGACATGTGTCAATGCAAGCTGTGTGTTCTAAATTCTAAATTTGGATAGTAATGTTGTGTTTCTAGTTTCTATCCTGgaatgtttttaatttacaaaCAGCATCTCATTATGAAGTAGTGCAACATCCAATATTTAGACGTCTCTCCCCCCTACCCCCACTATAGGTTGCTCTGAAAATTGCTTTACCTTTTCCACTGCCTTGTGTTTCTTCCTCCTGCAATTTTCATACATGGCCAGTCTAAGCTCCTGGTAGAGTACACGTTCACTCTTTCCATTTTTTCACTTATTATCTGTTGGTACTGGCCTATTGTATTTCATAAACTTTTGGAATTGGCAATTAGAGATATAAAAACACGAAGACAGTATATTTGAACAATCTTGTCATATGACCCCATAGGGTGAAAAATGCTTTTGAACCATGGTTCTTTATTTTCACTGCCGgtgactttttatttatatggtgCATGAGGGGATATTTATGCAAATaacttatatatgttttattctGCCAGAATACATTTGTATTTGTTTAGAATCATATGGGTTATTTGACTAATCAAAATGCACAGGTTGCAATGTGCAATTTTCCTTCTGTGAAGGATGCAGCAGATGTTGCTATTGCCACAATGAGGTCTGGTGTACAGGTAGGATTCTGAATTTGAATATCAATATTTCTGTCTATCCAATTACAAGTTGCTGTTTATGGGGGTTAGGTGTCAAGGGTAGAGCTATTGGATGAAGTTCAAGTGAAAGCTATCAACATTGCTAATGGGAAAAATTTGCCTGAAAGTCCAACTTTAATGTTTGAATTTATAGGAACAGGTTAGTCCTTTCAAATTCTTCTTATTGGTGTAACTTCAAATTGTTGTTTAGCATAGAATATATTTTctgaatatattaaaatatcatagaTCAAAAAATTCATAGCATTTCAAATCACATTCTTGAAATGTATGAGAAAGTTCAGAATTTTCTTGGAAGATTTGATAATGTTAGGATCCAATTGCAAGGTATGAGATTTTACTCCCACCTAGGAAGTATGGGATTCCAATATGAGTTTCATATGGCCTTGGGTTCTTCCACCATAATTGGCTTAGTGTAAAATATCAGGGGCAAAACAAATCTTGTAGCATGATAATTTTAATAGTTATGACAGTATGAAACAGAAAAAAGTCGAAAGTTGTCTATGGAATAAGCTAATTACATTATTCACGTCAACAATAATGTAGTGTCCTTTAAATTGGATGCTCTACACTTTCATAAATGTAATACCTAACTTagtatgtgtgtatatatatatatatattcttcagAGGCATATGCACGTGAGCAAACACAAATTGTTCGGAAAATTGTTTCTGAGCACAATGGCTCAGATTTTGTATTTGCAGAAGAACCTGAAGCAAAAAAAGAACTTTGGAAGGTAGTAGTTTATTCGTTTATTATGCTTAGCTTCCTCCACCTCCATCCCCTGAAACCCAATGTTTGTGCAAATCCATCCACAGCTAGCAAACTTAGTTTTTGTATAGCGTCTTTTGAAGTTATACTCTTTATACTGTCTTGTACACTGAAGCTGACCTCACTATCAATTAGTCAGTATTACTATTTACTTATACATCTAGGTTAATATCCTCTGTTCTGTTGCAGGTAAGGAAAGAGGCACTCTGGGCTTGCTTTGCAATGGAACCTAATCTGGAGGCAATGATTTCAGTGAGTTagtaatgaaatattatacattttaattcatttttcacACTGTTTAATTATATCGTAGTTGATAGGAAACTAACTAAAGAGTTTCgtactataaaaaatatatactttgatCTGATTTCTAGTAAAGATATACATATCAAACCTAGCTAATGTGGATCTAAGTGCACGTGCTTATTGTTGATGGGGAAATAGAATGAcagcaattttttttctttcttaaaatgattttttataagatttagCTGAGCTGCCTTGCCTCTCTGTAATCTTCATGTTAGTCCCAAGGTCTGATGAATAAAATGCTTTTGTGAAGACCTGATAGAGAAGCATGTGAAGTGAAGCTCTTTTTAAATTTGCATTTGAATATATTCCGATTTTCCAAGTTTTTTGAATGAGAAGAGTTCCAACTGTTCTAGACTTCCAATTGCATTTATGTTTTTCTGAggacctttttttttcttgtttgggGGGGTGGTAATTTAACTCCCGCAGGATGTATGTGTTCCTTTATCTCACCTTGGTGATTTAATTTCAAGGTCTAAAAAGGAGCTGGATGCATCACCACTAGTTTGGTAAGTCTGGTCATGATCAGGGTTATTTGATTCTGGATACTGGACTTAAATTCTATTGGTCATAATTCATGTTACCTGATGATTGTGGATGATCAAACAGACTAATGATCAATGCGTGTATGTATTGTGTCCCTTGCCAGCACAGTAATCGCTCATGCCGGTGATGGTAATTTCCACACGGTTATTCTATTTGATCCTAGCCAAGAAGAACATCGACGGGAGGCAGAGAGACTCAACCAATTTATGGTTCATGCTGCCTTGTCATTGGAAGGTATTATCATTAACTTGTTGACTCTTGCTGTTGCCTGTTAGTCTGGTATTTCAGGTGCTTTTTAATATTCTgtgtttttcttctaaaaatcaTAAAGTCAGTAAAGCCgttgtaattttgaaattcgcTTATGGTTATTCCAAACAGGAACTTGTACTGGTGAACACGGTGTTGGCACTGGAAAAATGAAGGTACTGCACTAGTGATTCTAATAAATCTTAAAAACAATATGTTGTGTTTAGGCTATTAGCTTTAGAAAACAATCTTTGACAGTAATCTGCCTGCTCCGCTCGGCTGCAGAATGCCttgttttatattaagataaacAAGAAATAAGCCGATCATGTTTTACGCCGTGGTTGTTATTAATAATCATAATTTACATAGAAAGATTGTCGGCAGACGACCATGTTTTGATGGTTTATGGTTCTTTAAGAacgtattttattttcaaatgcaGTATtcgataaattttataattataagtttGCCGTGTACTTCATGCAGTATCTTGAAGAAGAACTCGGAGTGGAAGCATTGAggacaatgaaaaaaataaaatcagtcCTAGATCCCAACAATATCATGAATCCAGGAAAGCTAATTCCTCCCCATGTTTGTTTCTAGTAGTACCGTCCCTCCAGAAGTAAGTTCGCAGTACACTATCATggataaattttcaaaatcaacgTATTGCTGCTTCTATCATCAAGCCATGTCCGTAGAATGTATTTTTTACCATATAAGGCCATGCTGCTCCCCGTTATTTTCTGGCCATTTTTGGAGTTTCTGGCCTCGCGTATCTCAGTAACTCTATGTAAGATGCTTAATAATACTCCCTCTTCTCATTTCAAATCATATGATATATATGGTTTTAACTTGTTGAGGAGTTGTTCCCTATACCTACCGAGAAAGGAACCACACACAGTCATTGTCCCCTTTCCATTGACAcaacttcatttttttcacaaatgAAATGaagtcaaatttaaatttaattcgtatatttttctctcctttgAGCAGTGATTTTTAATGACCATTTGTTTGAATgagatgatgaaaaataagggagtgggaaaatgaaagaaagagaaataaaggggaaatgagatttttttgaatttgatgaaaaagaGTTGAAATAGATGAGAAATGAGTGAAAAGTTTCTCAATTTAGGTAAATGATTtggataaataaaaatgagttgGTAGAAGTTATATAATTACTATAATACGCACGTGACATATTACACTTTTTAAATGATTTGGCATCGCTATTGTGAatgattttatatgcaagaAACAGAACTATTTACATGTATATAAAAAAGTCAAAAAAGTTTTAATCAGGGTAAAGAACTCAAGCGGGTTTTGTTTCTATCATCCGAGCAATATCATCATACAAAATTAGAAGGAAATAGATGTAATTCACTTCTAAGCTTATTTTTTACTTCAAATCTCATCTTTACGGCCACGCAAAAAGAAAATGGCAAAAGAAAGAACTTCCCATTGTACATAATTCACTGACtcgttttataattaaaaattaaaataaaaatagttttaaaaatacttttttgtattatctaacatttatatattaagttttaattattatctgtaataaaataatttaacatatagataatattctttttaatttaaccaattaaagatgttaattaattaattaaaaaataataaaattatgttaaaagaaattatcgAGTCAAGACTTTTGGCTCATTTCGTCCCAGTTTTACACGTAAATGACAGATGGAATCAAAACTGTCGAAATGACCCGTATTGTCCACCTTAAATTTCATCATACGACTATcactatcaaaattaatttaataatatagatGGGAAATcgtactttaataaaataaaggattaaatagattttttttattattccgactaaaagaaaaggggaaaatCATATCCGATCTCTTCTGATCTAAACAATCTCTCGTACCATTTAACAGTAGAAGATATTTTTAACTgtaaatttaatgatatttgGGGGTAAAGATGGGTTGAGGGGGAAATTAGTCTCTATGAAATTTACAATTAGCGCCACGTAATTAGAACTTTAGCagtttatttaagttttttatttttgtaagagaaaataatatttatgcaCTTAGAgtgcaaaacaattttttattatcatctaataaaaaatcatgtATCGTGATTTTATTGAGTATTACActcatcattttaaaaattagattcTTTTATTGATTGTCGGtgtaattttttccttttctaattTATAGTCATCAAATTCTACTTTTTAATAGGTTAAAC
This sequence is a window from Vigna angularis cultivar LongXiaoDou No.4 chromosome 2, ASM1680809v1, whole genome shotgun sequence. Protein-coding genes within it:
- the LOC108329129 gene encoding D-lactate dehydrogenase [cytochrome], mitochondrial isoform X2 encodes the protein MSNFSSWFFRLRYSSSKLFHRYRTLHNKYTPTVFNNCSARNARSTSLLPFALALSAGSLALHPHFSPSFCDSDRGVNVGGKGSTQYVVKGSQKEFPRELLEELKIICQENISVDYDERYIHGKPQNSFHKAVNIPDVIVYPRSEEEVSKVVNLCNIHKVPIVPYGGATSIEGHTLSPHGGVCIDMSLMKTVKALHVDDMDVVVEPGIGWMELNEYLEPYGLFFPLDPGPGASIGGMCATRCSGSLAVRYGTMRDNVISLKVVLANGDIVKTASRARKSAAGYDLTRLMIGSEGTLGLITEVTLRLQKIPQHSVVAMCNFPSVKDAADVAIATMRSGVQVSRVELLDEVQVKAINIANGKNLPESPTLMFEFIGTEAYAREQTQIVRKIVSEHNGSDFVFAEEPEAKKELWKVRKEALWACFAMEPNLEAMISDVCVPLSHLGDLISRSKKELDASPLV
- the LOC108329129 gene encoding D-lactate dehydrogenase [cytochrome], mitochondrial isoform X3; the protein is MSNFSSWFFRLRYSSSKLFHRYRTLHNKYTPTVFNNCSARNARSTSLLPFALALSAGSLALHPHFSPSFCDSDRGVNVGGKGSTQYVVKGSQKEFPRELLEELKIICQENISVDYDERYIHGKPQNSFHKAVNIPDVIVYPRSEEEVSKVVNLCNIHKVPIVPYGGATSIEGHTLSPHGGVCIDMSLMKTVKALHVDDMDVVVEPGIGWMELNEYLEPYGLFFPLDPGPGASIGGMCATRCSGSLAVRYGTMRDNVISLKVVLANGDIVKTASRARKSAAGYDLTRLMIGSEGTLGLITEVTLRLQKIPQHSVVAMCNFPSVKDAADVAIATMRSGVQVSRVELLDEVQVKAINIANGKNLPESPTLMFEFIGTEAYAREQTQIVRKIVSEHNGSDFVFAEEPEAKKELWKVRKEALWACFAMEPNLEAMISV
- the LOC108329129 gene encoding D-lactate dehydrogenase [cytochrome], mitochondrial isoform X1; the encoded protein is MSNFSSWFFRLRYSSSKLFHRYRTLHNKYTPTVFNNCSARNARSTSLLPFALALSAGSLALHPHFSPSFCDSDRGVNVGGKGSTQYVVKGSQKEFPRELLEELKIICQENISVDYDERYIHGKPQNSFHKAVNIPDVIVYPRSEEEVSKVVNLCNIHKVPIVPYGGATSIEGHTLSPHGGVCIDMSLMKTVKALHVDDMDVVVEPGIGWMELNEYLEPYGLFFPLDPGPGASIGGMCATRCSGSLAVRYGTMRDNVISLKVVLANGDIVKTASRARKSAAGYDLTRLMIGSEGTLGLITEVTLRLQKIPQHSVVAMCNFPSVKDAADVAIATMRSGVQVSRVELLDEVQVKAINIANGKNLPESPTLMFEFIGTEAYAREQTQIVRKIVSEHNGSDFVFAEEPEAKKELWKVRKEALWACFAMEPNLEAMISDVCVPLSHLGDLISRSKKELDASPLVCTVIAHAGDGNFHTVILFDPSQEEHRREAERLNQFMVHAALSLEGTCTGEHGVGTGKMKYLEEELGVEALRTMKKIKSVLDPNNIMNPGKLIPPHVCF